The following proteins come from a genomic window of Micromonospora echinofusca:
- a CDS encoding VOC family protein has protein sequence MHRSRVYAVLIDTPRAEAARAVSFWSGALGVPTESDPSYPQFIGLHDALPGLVIAVQAVDDEPRFHLDFETDDVEAETARLVALGATRVAQWQECRVLRVPGGHLVCVLPVESPPEVFDAEARTWP, from the coding sequence ATGCATCGCAGTCGCGTGTACGCCGTCCTGATCGACACCCCTCGTGCCGAGGCTGCCCGGGCGGTGTCCTTCTGGTCGGGAGCCCTGGGTGTCCCAACCGAGTCCGACCCGTCGTATCCGCAGTTCATCGGCCTGCATGACGCCCTGCCCGGGCTGGTCATCGCCGTGCAGGCGGTCGACGACGAGCCCCGTTTCCACCTCGACTTCGAGACCGACGACGTCGAGGCCGAGACCGCCCGCCTGGTCGCCCTCGGTGCCACCCGGGTGGCGCAGTGGCAGGAGTGCCGGGTGCTGCGCGTACCCGGTGGGCATCTGGTCTGCGTCCTGCCCGTGGAAAGCCCGCCGGAGGTCTTCGACGCGGAGGCCCGGACCTGGCCGTGA
- a CDS encoding Fic family protein produces MTADPLAPLLALADIASAVERARERFDQALGHRALRRHGGQVAAEVSLRSAVASAALEGYAREREAVRAGTVTEPVVQGALRVAGALPGLSELWPKAPRQALARLHVLAARDVVGEAELGRPVADPVVAARLDALAGLVAGGTKVSPLVLAAVVHGELLNLRPFAGPSGVVARGAARLVLLSSGLDPRGLLAVDVGHHEREPEYVGSAGAFATGTPDGLRSWLRHYMAAVEVGADQLTAIGDEVLAAA; encoded by the coding sequence GTGACCGCTGACCCGCTCGCCCCGCTGCTCGCGCTCGCCGACATCGCCTCCGCCGTCGAGCGGGCCCGCGAGCGGTTCGACCAGGCCCTGGGGCACCGCGCGCTGCGCCGCCACGGCGGCCAGGTCGCGGCCGAGGTCAGCCTCCGGTCCGCGGTGGCCAGCGCCGCCCTGGAGGGGTACGCCCGCGAGCGCGAGGCGGTACGCGCCGGAACCGTGACCGAGCCGGTGGTGCAGGGCGCGCTGCGGGTCGCCGGGGCGCTGCCCGGGCTGTCTGAACTCTGGCCGAAGGCGCCCCGGCAGGCGCTGGCCCGGCTGCACGTGCTCGCCGCCCGCGACGTCGTCGGCGAGGCCGAGCTGGGCCGGCCGGTGGCGGACCCGGTCGTCGCCGCCCGGCTGGACGCGCTGGCCGGGCTCGTCGCCGGTGGCACGAAGGTCTCGCCGCTGGTGCTGGCCGCCGTCGTGCACGGCGAGCTGCTGAACCTGCGCCCCTTCGCCGGGCCGTCCGGGGTGGTGGCCCGGGGCGCCGCCCGGCTGGTGCTGCTGTCCAGCGGGCTCGACCCGCGGGGCCTGCTCGCCGTGGACGTGGGTCACCACGAGCGCGAGCCCGAGTACGTCGGCTCGGCCGGCGCCTTCGCCACCGGCACCCCGGACGGCCTGCGCTCCTGGCTGCGCCACTACATGGCGGCGGTGGAGGTGGGCGCCGACCAGCTCACCGCCATCGGCGACGAGGTCCTCGCGGCGGCCTGA
- a CDS encoding Rv3654c family TadE-like protein codes for MTGRPRGAGRRCRAGRDADRRAGGGRAVTGRGRGAGHRRGGSAQAREEGARPTGDRGGATVCLLAVGLAFVVVGLFGAAVGAARTARQQARVAADFGALAGAGQALLGESAACGRAAEIAGANGGRLLACRLDGLDLLVTAEVAVTPLPGLARVATASARAGPVRG; via the coding sequence GTGACCGGGCGGCCCAGGGGTGCCGGCCGCCGGTGCCGCGCAGGTCGCGACGCCGACCGTCGAGCCGGGGGAGGGCGGGCGGTCACCGGGCGGGGCAGGGGCGCCGGTCACCGGCGCGGCGGCTCGGCGCAAGCGCGGGAGGAAGGGGCGCGGCCTACCGGAGATCGTGGTGGGGCGACCGTCTGCCTGCTCGCCGTGGGGCTGGCGTTCGTCGTGGTCGGGTTGTTCGGCGCGGCCGTCGGTGCGGCCCGCACGGCCCGGCAGCAGGCCCGGGTGGCGGCGGACTTCGGCGCGCTCGCCGGTGCCGGTCAGGCCCTCCTGGGTGAGTCGGCGGCCTGCGGTCGGGCCGCCGAGATCGCCGGCGCCAACGGTGGGCGGCTGTTGGCCTGTCGGCTCGACGGCCTGGACCTCCTGGTGACCGCCGAGGTCGCCGTCACCCCGCTGCCCGGCCTGGCGCGGGTGGCGACGGCGAGCGCCCGCGCCGGCCCCGTCCGTGGCTGA
- a CDS encoding HAD family hydrolase: MGRSAAFFDLDKTVIAKSSALAFGRPFYRDGLITRRDVVKSAYAQLMFRLGGTDEQTMARTRDYLAALCKGWQVEQVRQIVAETLHELINPYVYAEAAALIEEHQAAGRDVVLVSASGEEMVRPIGVLLGITDVIATRMGVVDGRYSGEVEFYAAGPSKVDAVGELAAERGYDLADSYAYSDSYSDRPLLECVGHPSVVNPDRQLRRLAVENSWPVLEFRHPIPLGRRLRERPAVPVAAAALGVGVGVAIGIAWYGRHRRTRTAPAPA; this comes from the coding sequence GTGGGCCGAAGTGCCGCTTTCTTCGATCTGGACAAGACCGTCATCGCCAAGTCGAGCGCCCTGGCGTTCGGTCGGCCGTTCTACCGGGACGGCCTGATCACCCGGCGTGACGTGGTCAAGTCGGCGTACGCGCAGCTGATGTTCCGGCTGGGCGGCACCGACGAGCAGACCATGGCCAGGACCAGGGACTACCTCGCCGCGCTCTGCAAGGGCTGGCAGGTGGAACAGGTCCGCCAGATCGTCGCGGAGACGCTGCACGAGCTGATCAACCCTTACGTGTACGCCGAGGCCGCCGCTTTGATCGAGGAGCACCAGGCCGCCGGGCGGGACGTCGTCCTGGTCTCCGCCTCCGGCGAGGAGATGGTCCGACCGATCGGTGTGCTGCTCGGGATCACCGACGTGATCGCCACCCGGATGGGCGTGGTCGACGGCCGCTACAGCGGCGAGGTCGAGTTCTACGCCGCCGGCCCGAGCAAGGTCGACGCGGTCGGCGAGCTGGCCGCCGAGCGCGGCTACGACCTGGCCGACTCGTACGCCTACTCCGACTCGTACAGCGATCGGCCGCTGCTGGAGTGCGTCGGCCACCCGTCGGTGGTCAACCCGGACCGGCAGCTGCGCCGGCTGGCGGTCGAGAACTCCTGGCCGGTGCTGGAGTTCCGGCACCCGATCCCGCTGGGGCGGCGGCTGCGCGAGCGCCCGGCCGTCCCGGTCGCCGCCGCGGCGCTGGGCGTGGGCGTCGGCGTGGCCATCGGCATCGCCTGGTACGGCCGCCACCGCCGCACCCGCACCGCCCCCGCGCCCGCCTGA
- a CDS encoding TadA family conjugal transfer-associated ATPase, with protein sequence MTGPSEGETLAARVRQRIAAAAAPVTPAAIVSAVRAEPTAAVLGDTAVLRMADQVHDDLVGAGPLAPLLADPEVTDVLVNGVRVWVDRGRGLHQVAVPLGTVDDVRRLAQRLTASAGRRLDDGSPYADARLPDGTRLHAVLPPVATDGPYLSLRTFRQRPFTLDELVSQGTVPRPVAPVLSAVVAARLAYLVTGGTGSGKTTLLNTLLGLVPGTERIVLVEDAAELHPRHPHVVGLQARTANVEGSGAVGLTDLVRQALRMRPDRLVVGECRGGEVVDLLAALNTGHDGGAGTLHANTPSDVPARLEALGMLGGLPRPALHAQVAAALQVLLQVRRGAEGRVLESVCLLLPEGPDRLVTAVPAWVRGRGPDLAAPALAELLRERGVPVPPVLTEPWPGSAGPK encoded by the coding sequence ATGACCGGGCCGTCCGAGGGCGAGACCCTGGCCGCACGGGTGCGACAGCGCATCGCGGCCGCCGCGGCCCCGGTCACCCCCGCCGCGATCGTGTCGGCCGTACGGGCGGAGCCCACCGCCGCCGTCCTCGGCGACACCGCCGTGCTGCGGATGGCCGACCAGGTGCACGACGACCTGGTGGGAGCCGGGCCGCTCGCCCCGCTGCTGGCCGACCCGGAGGTCACCGACGTGCTGGTCAACGGCGTGCGGGTCTGGGTGGACCGGGGGCGGGGCCTGCACCAGGTCGCGGTGCCGCTCGGCACGGTCGACGACGTACGCCGACTCGCGCAACGGCTCACCGCCAGCGCCGGCCGGCGGCTCGACGACGGCTCCCCGTACGCGGACGCCCGGCTTCCCGACGGCACCCGGCTGCATGCCGTGCTGCCGCCCGTGGCGACCGACGGGCCCTACCTGTCCCTGCGGACCTTCCGGCAGCGGCCATTCACCCTCGACGAGTTGGTGAGCCAGGGGACGGTTCCCCGCCCGGTGGCGCCGGTGCTCTCCGCCGTGGTGGCGGCCCGGCTGGCGTACCTGGTGACCGGCGGCACCGGCTCGGGCAAGACGACCCTGCTGAACACGCTGCTCGGGCTGGTCCCGGGCACCGAGCGGATCGTGCTGGTGGAGGACGCGGCCGAGCTGCACCCCCGGCACCCGCACGTCGTCGGATTGCAGGCGAGGACGGCCAACGTGGAGGGCTCCGGCGCGGTCGGGCTCACCGACCTGGTGCGGCAGGCCCTGCGGATGCGGCCCGACCGGCTGGTCGTCGGCGAGTGCCGGGGCGGGGAGGTGGTCGACCTGCTCGCCGCCCTGAACACCGGCCACGACGGAGGTGCCGGCACCCTGCACGCCAACACCCCGTCGGACGTGCCGGCGCGGCTGGAGGCGCTCGGGATGCTCGGCGGGCTGCCCCGCCCGGCGCTCCACGCCCAGGTGGCGGCCGCGCTCCAGGTGCTGCTCCAGGTGCGCCGTGGTGCCGAGGGGCGGGTGCTGGAGTCGGTCTGCCTGCTCCTGCCGGAGGGCCCGGACCGGCTGGTCACGGCGGTTCCCGCCTGGGTACGCGGGCGTGGGCCCGACCTCGCCGCACCGGCGCTCGCCGAGCTGCTGCGGGAGCGGGGTGTACCGGTGCCGCCGGTCCTGACCGAGCCGTGGCCCGGATCGGCGGGACCGAAGTGA
- a CDS encoding TadE family type IV pilus minor pilin yields MNRRRPAGRDRGSFTAELAAGLPALLLLLLAGLSAVNAVGTRAGCLHAAREAALAASRGADGAAAASRATPPGAEVTVTVDGQRVVATVRAPVRALGSRLPRISVTATAVAAIEPGVAESAGRPVRSTTPGASAPPGVAESATSVAEPAESGP; encoded by the coding sequence GTGAACCGGCGCCGGCCGGCCGGCCGTGACCGGGGTTCCTTCACGGCCGAACTGGCGGCCGGCCTGCCGGCGCTCCTGCTGCTCCTGCTCGCCGGGCTGTCGGCGGTCAACGCCGTCGGCACGAGGGCGGGCTGCCTGCACGCGGCCCGGGAGGCGGCGCTGGCCGCCTCCCGGGGCGCCGACGGGGCGGCCGCAGCCAGCCGAGCGACCCCGCCGGGAGCGGAGGTGACCGTCACCGTCGATGGCCAGCGGGTCGTCGCCACCGTCCGGGCGCCCGTACGCGCGCTCGGCTCCCGGCTGCCCCGCATCTCCGTGACCGCCACGGCGGTGGCAGCCATCGAACCCGGCGTCGCGGAGTCCGCCGGCAGACCTGTCCGGTCGACCACCCCAGGGGCGTCGGCGCCGCCCGGTGTCGCGGAGTCCGCCACGTCGGTCGCCGAGCCGGCGGAGAGCGGGCCGTGA
- a CDS encoding LURP-one-related/scramblase family protein, with translation MQLDNLQAQQQFHIRQRLRMMVNQYEVHAVAPDGSEGGLLAFAQQKRLAFKEQVTIYTDDSKQQPLLGFKARQRLDIGATYDVTDHAGNPIGLFRKDFAQSLLRSTWHVEQPGLPQVTGQERSMPVALLRRFVDSLSWLPYHFDFVAGGQPVFSVIKQWGLRDRYVVQIHNPQVDRRLVIAMAVALDALQGR, from the coding sequence ATGCAACTCGACAACCTGCAGGCCCAGCAGCAGTTCCACATCCGGCAGCGGCTCCGGATGATGGTCAACCAGTACGAGGTCCACGCCGTCGCACCGGACGGCTCCGAAGGCGGGCTGCTGGCGTTCGCCCAGCAGAAGCGGCTCGCCTTCAAGGAGCAGGTGACGATCTACACCGACGACTCGAAGCAGCAGCCCCTGCTCGGGTTCAAGGCCCGCCAGCGCCTCGACATCGGCGCCACGTACGACGTGACCGACCACGCCGGCAACCCGATCGGCCTGTTCCGCAAGGACTTCGCCCAGTCCCTGCTGCGGTCCACCTGGCACGTCGAGCAGCCCGGCCTGCCGCAGGTCACCGGCCAGGAGCGCAGCATGCCGGTGGCGCTGCTGCGCCGGTTCGTCGACTCGCTGTCCTGGCTGCCTTACCACTTCGACTTCGTCGCCGGCGGTCAGCCGGTCTTCTCCGTCATCAAGCAGTGGGGCCTGCGCGACCGGTACGTCGTACAGATCCACAACCCGCAGGTCGACCGCCGCCTCGTGATCGCGATGGCCGTCGCCCTCGACGCCCTCCAGGGGCGCTGA
- the ssd gene encoding septum site-determining protein Ssd, translated as MPPRTSVPPHRPLPLLVTSDGDLLDDLLRLAAAGGVEVELAADPAAARTRWLPAPLVLVGADQAQPCLRARLPQRLRMVLVGRSGELDPGWQVAELIGAEHVATLPAAEPWLVDRFAECGPEGVERGGARIVAVLGGRGGAGASILAGGLAVTAARARLRTLLVDADPLGGGLDLVLGWEQLEGLRWPALTGADGRVDAPALVRALPSRGDLVVLSWDRGDLLALPAQAMAATVDAARRGRDFVVVDLPRQLDDAAVTALQAADQVYVVVPAELRATAAAARVVAAAAPHCAAMSVIVRGPAPGRLGAAEVARALALPLAGTLRPEPALTRGLERGEAPAAHGRGPLAALCQRIVAELTGAPAAGAA; from the coding sequence ATGCCACCCCGTACCTCCGTCCCGCCGCACCGGCCCCTGCCGCTGCTCGTCACCTCGGACGGCGACCTGCTCGACGACCTGCTCCGACTCGCCGCGGCGGGCGGCGTCGAGGTGGAACTCGCCGCCGACCCCGCCGCGGCCCGCACCCGCTGGCTGCCTGCCCCGCTCGTGCTGGTCGGCGCCGACCAGGCCCAGCCCTGCCTGCGGGCGCGGTTGCCGCAGCGGCTCCGGATGGTGCTGGTCGGCCGGTCCGGAGAGCTCGACCCCGGCTGGCAGGTTGCCGAGCTGATCGGCGCGGAGCACGTGGCGACGCTGCCGGCCGCCGAGCCCTGGCTGGTCGACCGGTTCGCCGAGTGTGGGCCGGAGGGCGTCGAGCGGGGCGGCGCCCGGATCGTCGCCGTCCTGGGCGGGCGGGGCGGTGCCGGCGCGAGCATCCTGGCGGGCGGGCTCGCCGTCACCGCCGCCCGGGCCCGGCTGCGCACCCTGCTCGTCGACGCCGACCCGCTTGGCGGCGGGCTCGACCTGGTGCTTGGCTGGGAGCAGCTGGAGGGGCTGCGCTGGCCGGCGCTGACCGGCGCCGACGGCCGGGTGGACGCGCCGGCGCTGGTGCGGGCCCTGCCGAGCCGGGGCGACCTGGTGGTGCTCTCCTGGGACCGGGGCGACCTGCTCGCCCTTCCCGCCCAGGCGATGGCCGCGACCGTCGACGCCGCCCGGCGGGGCCGGGACTTCGTGGTGGTGGACCTGCCTCGGCAGTTGGACGACGCGGCCGTTACCGCGTTGCAGGCGGCGGACCAGGTCTACGTGGTGGTCCCGGCCGAGCTGCGGGCCACCGCCGCTGCGGCCCGGGTGGTGGCCGCCGCCGCTCCGCACTGCGCCGCGATGTCGGTGATCGTGCGCGGTCCGGCACCGGGCCGCCTCGGCGCGGCGGAGGTGGCCCGGGCGCTCGCGCTGCCGCTGGCCGGCACGCTGCGCCCGGAACCCGCGCTGACCCGTGGGCTGGAGCGGGGCGAGGCACCCGCCGCGCACGGTCGGGGGCCGCTGGCCGCGCTCTGCCAGCGGATCGTCGCGGAGCTGACCGGTGCGCCGGCGGCGGGTGCGGCATGA
- the acs gene encoding acetate--CoA ligase, with the protein MSEALANLLNETRQFPPPAELAANANVTADAYAEAEADRLAFWERQAGRLTWARQWDQVLDWSKPPFAKWFVGGQLNVAYNCLDRHVEAGLGDKVAIHWEGEPGDTRTITYADLHRLTCQAANALTDLGVSAGDRVAIYLPMVPEAAVAMLACARIGATHSVVFGGFSADALTNRIQDASAKVVITADGGYRRGKPSALKPTVDEAVANCPSIEHVLVVRRTGEEVAWSAKDRWWHETVETASAEHAAQPFDAEHPLFILYTSGTTARPKGILHTTGGYLTQTSYTTHAVFDLKPETDVYWCTADIGWVTGHSYIVYGPLSNGATQVMYEGTPDTPHKGRFWEIVGKYKVSILYTAPTLIRTMMKWGDDIPAGYDLSSLRLLGSVGEPINPEAWMWYRQHVGGGELPIVDTWWQTETGAIMISPLPGVTATKPGSAMTPLPGIVADVVDDQGQSVPNGGGGYLVLREPWPSMLRTIWGDDNRFIETYWSRFEGMYFAGDGAKKDDDGHVWLLGRVDDVMLVSGHNISTTEVESALVSHPSVAEAAVVGATDPTTGQAIVAFAIPRGTTDIAGDAGEKLIAELRNHVAKTLGPIAKPRQIMLVPELPKTRSGKIMRRLLRDVAENRSLGDVTTLQDSSVMDLISSGMGGGKSDED; encoded by the coding sequence ATGAGCGAGGCATTGGCAAATCTGCTGAACGAGACGCGCCAGTTCCCGCCGCCGGCCGAACTCGCCGCGAACGCCAACGTCACCGCCGACGCGTACGCGGAGGCCGAAGCCGACCGACTGGCGTTCTGGGAGCGACAGGCCGGGCGGCTGACCTGGGCGCGGCAGTGGGACCAGGTGCTCGACTGGTCGAAGCCGCCGTTCGCCAAGTGGTTCGTCGGCGGGCAGCTCAACGTGGCCTACAACTGCCTGGACCGGCACGTCGAGGCCGGGCTGGGCGACAAGGTCGCCATCCACTGGGAGGGCGAGCCGGGCGACACCCGGACCATCACGTACGCCGATCTGCACCGGCTGACCTGTCAGGCGGCGAACGCGCTGACCGACCTGGGCGTCTCCGCCGGCGACCGGGTGGCGATCTACCTGCCGATGGTGCCGGAAGCGGCGGTCGCGATGCTCGCCTGCGCCCGGATCGGTGCCACGCACAGCGTGGTCTTCGGCGGCTTCTCGGCCGACGCGTTGACCAACCGCATCCAGGACGCCAGCGCGAAGGTGGTGATCACCGCCGACGGCGGCTACCGCCGGGGCAAGCCGTCGGCGCTGAAGCCGACCGTGGACGAGGCGGTGGCGAACTGCCCGTCGATCGAGCACGTGCTGGTGGTCCGGCGTACCGGCGAGGAGGTCGCCTGGTCGGCGAAGGACCGCTGGTGGCACGAGACGGTCGAGACCGCGTCGGCCGAGCACGCCGCGCAGCCGTTCGACGCCGAGCACCCGCTGTTCATCCTCTACACCAGCGGCACCACGGCCCGCCCGAAGGGCATCCTGCACACCACGGGCGGCTACCTGACCCAGACGTCGTACACGACGCACGCGGTCTTCGACCTGAAGCCGGAGACCGACGTCTACTGGTGCACGGCCGACATCGGCTGGGTGACCGGGCACTCCTACATCGTCTACGGCCCGCTCTCCAACGGCGCCACCCAGGTGATGTACGAGGGCACCCCGGACACCCCGCACAAGGGCCGGTTCTGGGAGATCGTCGGCAAGTACAAGGTCAGCATCCTCTACACCGCCCCGACGCTGATCCGCACGATGATGAAGTGGGGCGACGACATCCCGGCCGGCTACGACCTGTCCTCGCTGCGGCTGCTGGGCAGCGTGGGCGAGCCGATCAACCCCGAGGCGTGGATGTGGTACCGGCAGCACGTCGGCGGGGGTGAGCTGCCCATCGTGGACACCTGGTGGCAGACCGAGACCGGGGCGATCATGATCTCGCCGCTGCCGGGCGTGACGGCGACCAAGCCGGGCTCGGCGATGACGCCGCTGCCCGGGATCGTCGCCGACGTCGTCGACGACCAGGGTCAGTCGGTGCCGAACGGCGGCGGTGGCTACCTGGTGCTGCGCGAGCCGTGGCCGTCGATGCTGCGCACCATCTGGGGCGACGACAACCGGTTCATCGAGACGTACTGGTCGCGCTTCGAGGGGATGTACTTCGCCGGGGACGGAGCGAAGAAGGACGACGACGGGCACGTCTGGCTGCTCGGCCGCGTCGACGACGTGATGCTGGTGTCCGGGCACAACATCTCCACCACGGAGGTGGAGTCGGCGCTGGTCTCCCACCCGTCGGTGGCCGAGGCGGCGGTGGTCGGCGCGACCGACCCGACCACCGGGCAGGCAATCGTCGCGTTCGCCATCCCGCGCGGCACCACGGACATCGCCGGCGACGCCGGTGAGAAGCTCATCGCCGAGCTGCGCAACCACGTGGCGAAGACGCTCGGCCCGATCGCCAAGCCCCGGCAGATCATGCTGGTGCCGGAGCTGCCGAAGACCCGTTCGGGCAAGATCATGCGCCGGCTGCTGCGCGACGTCGCGGAGAACCGCTCGCTCGGCGACGTCACCACGCTCCAGGACTCGTCCGTCATGGACCTGATCTCGTCCGGCATGGGCGGCGGGAAGTCCGACGAGGACTGA
- a CDS encoding type II secretion system F family protein: MPRLTLVVGLVVAVALLAATLAAGRRPLRRLRALRRAPVGVHPAAPPRLPAGPGDAATDGARPRRRPDAIRVASGLGGVAVVVVVGGWPGVVAALPTTLLLDRLLRRIEPPAVRNRRLREAADLPLAADLLAAAMRAGAPVDRSVLAVAGALDGPLADRLARVGRLLRLGGGPEEAWAPLAAVPGADRLTAAVLRSANSGAALAGALTRLADDLRADRATAAEAAARRAGVLIVLPLGLCFLPAFILAGLVPVIVAVLGDVL, encoded by the coding sequence ATGCCCCGGCTGACGCTGGTGGTGGGCCTCGTGGTGGCGGTGGCCCTGCTCGCCGCGACGCTCGCGGCGGGCCGGCGGCCCCTGCGCCGGCTGCGCGCCCTGCGCAGGGCACCCGTCGGCGTCCACCCGGCAGCGCCGCCCCGCCTACCTGCCGGGCCCGGTGACGCCGCGACCGATGGCGCCCGTCCCCGGCGGCGGCCGGACGCCATCCGGGTCGCCTCCGGCCTGGGCGGTGTGGCGGTGGTGGTCGTCGTCGGCGGCTGGCCCGGGGTGGTGGCGGCCCTGCCGACGACGCTGCTGCTCGACCGGTTGCTCCGTCGCATCGAGCCCCCGGCCGTACGGAACCGGCGGCTGCGGGAGGCGGCCGACCTGCCGCTCGCCGCCGACCTGCTGGCGGCGGCGATGCGCGCGGGGGCGCCCGTGGACAGGTCGGTCCTGGCCGTGGCGGGGGCGCTGGACGGGCCGCTCGCCGACCGACTCGCCCGGGTCGGCCGGTTGCTGCGGCTCGGCGGCGGCCCCGAGGAGGCGTGGGCGCCGCTCGCGGCGGTGCCGGGAGCCGACCGGCTGACGGCCGCCGTGCTGCGTAGCGCCAACAGCGGAGCCGCGCTGGCCGGCGCGCTGACCCGACTCGCCGACGACCTGCGCGCCGACCGGGCCACCGCCGCGGAGGCGGCCGCGCGCCGGGCCGGTGTGCTCATCGTCCTGCCGTTGGGGCTCTGCTTCCTGCCGGCCTTCATTCTCGCCGGCTTGGTGCCGGTGATCGTCGCCGTCCTCGGCGACGTGCTCTGA
- a CDS encoding DUF4244 domain-containing protein — protein sequence MNTAEYAVGTLAAVAFAGILLKVLTSGNVQSALTAVIDRALK from the coding sequence ATGAACACCGCGGAGTACGCCGTCGGCACCCTGGCCGCGGTCGCCTTCGCCGGGATCCTGCTGAAGGTGCTGACCTCGGGCAACGTGCAGTCCGCGTTGACCGCCGTCATCGACCGGGCACTCAAGTGA